A genome region from Crossiella equi includes the following:
- a CDS encoding DUF1540 domain-containing protein, which produces MTTLENPAMPAVHECTVSGCSYNHDGCHAFAITVRGDNGAADCGTFVPLSTKGGLEKVVAKVGACSRTDCMHNASLECTAQSVRIGPGTGDHAANCLTYQKS; this is translated from the coding sequence ATGACCACCCTCGAGAACCCGGCGATGCCCGCCGTTCATGAGTGCACCGTGAGCGGCTGTTCGTACAACCACGACGGCTGCCACGCGTTCGCGATCACCGTGCGCGGGGACAACGGCGCCGCCGACTGCGGCACGTTCGTGCCGCTCAGCACCAAGGGCGGCCTGGAGAAGGTCGTGGCCAAGGTCGGGGCGTGCTCGCGCACCGACTGCATGCACAACGCGTCCTTGGAATGCACCGCGCAGAGCGTGCGGATCGGGCCCGGAACGGGTGACCACGCCGCGAACTGCTTGACCTACCAGAAGAGCTGA
- a CDS encoding dioxygenase family protein — MREDNHTYQGRPLARPQDELVDQGLGFDLGTVFTRRRALGLFGLGAAGAVLAACAPAATTASTSGSASPSATGGAPGEIPEETAGPYPGDGSNGPDVLAQSGIVRQDIRTSFGTGGATAAGVPLVLELTLLDLAKGGSPFQGAAVYVWQCDAQGRYSLYSSGVENENYLRGVQVADAGGRVRFTSVFPACYPGRWPHVHFEVYPDERAITDVATVLATSQLALPQNTSEAVYAQPGYPGSTANLARLSLDRDSVFRDDGGASQLAAVTGDLTGYTAALRIAVDTRTPPR, encoded by the coding sequence ATGCGCGAGGACAACCACACCTACCAGGGCCGCCCGCTGGCCCGCCCGCAGGACGAGCTCGTGGACCAGGGCCTGGGCTTCGACCTGGGCACGGTGTTCACCCGGCGGCGGGCCCTCGGCCTGTTCGGGCTCGGTGCGGCCGGGGCGGTGCTGGCCGCGTGCGCCCCGGCCGCCACCACCGCGTCCACCAGCGGCTCGGCCAGCCCCTCGGCCACCGGCGGCGCCCCGGGCGAGATCCCGGAGGAGACGGCGGGCCCCTACCCCGGCGACGGCTCGAACGGCCCGGACGTGCTGGCCCAGAGCGGGATCGTGCGCCAGGACATCCGCACCAGCTTCGGCACCGGCGGCGCCACGGCCGCGGGTGTGCCGCTGGTGCTGGAGCTGACCCTGCTGGACCTGGCCAAGGGCGGCTCCCCGTTCCAGGGCGCGGCGGTCTACGTGTGGCAATGCGACGCCCAGGGCCGCTACTCGCTGTACTCCTCCGGGGTGGAGAACGAGAACTACCTGCGCGGCGTCCAGGTCGCCGATGCCGGGGGCAGGGTGCGCTTCACCAGCGTCTTCCCGGCCTGCTACCCGGGTCGCTGGCCGCACGTGCACTTCGAGGTCTACCCGGACGAGCGCGCCATCACCGACGTGGCCACAGTGCTGGCCACCTCGCAGCTGGCCCTGCCCCAGAACACCTCCGAGGCCGTCTACGCCCAGCCGGGCTACCCGGGCTCGACGGCCAACCTGGCCCGCCTGTCCCTGGACCGCGACTCGGTCTTCCGGGACGACGGCGGCGCCTCGCAGCTGGCTGCCGTGACCGGTGACCTCACCGGGTACACGGCGGCTCTGCGCATCGCGGTGGACACCCGCACCCCACCGCGTTGA
- a CDS encoding SDR family oxidoreductase, with protein sequence MIALVTGSSRGVGAETARLLAARGAHVYLNYRDKLRRAEAVREEITSAGGQATLVQADLTVPADVAGLAERIRAAHGRLDLLVLNASGGLERDVAPDYALRLNRDAQLAVLDAALPLLGPGTRVVYNTSHQAHFHHTNPIHDDYTPVAASKRAGEDALRARLAELTARDITLVVVSGDMIEGTITPTLLERITPGTIEARRAKAGQLPTVAEFAAEVVTAATAPLPTGHTVYVGGEDLVAAGQAG encoded by the coding sequence ATGATCGCCCTGGTGACCGGATCCTCCCGAGGGGTCGGCGCGGAGACCGCCCGCCTGCTCGCCGCCCGAGGTGCCCACGTCTACCTGAACTACCGGGACAAGCTCCGCCGGGCCGAGGCCGTGCGCGAGGAGATCACCTCAGCGGGCGGCCAGGCCACCCTGGTCCAGGCCGACCTGACCGTCCCGGCCGACGTCGCCGGACTGGCGGAGCGCATCCGGGCCGCGCACGGGCGCCTGGACCTGCTGGTGCTCAACGCCTCCGGCGGCCTGGAACGCGACGTGGCCCCGGACTACGCCCTGCGCCTCAACCGCGACGCCCAGCTCGCCGTCCTGGACGCGGCCCTGCCCCTGCTCGGTCCGGGCACCCGCGTCGTCTACAACACCAGCCACCAGGCCCACTTCCACCACACCAACCCCATCCACGACGACTACACCCCGGTCGCGGCGAGCAAGCGCGCGGGCGAGGACGCCCTGCGGGCCCGCCTGGCCGAGCTCACCGCCCGGGACATCACCCTGGTCGTGGTCTCCGGCGACATGATCGAGGGCACCATCACCCCGACCCTGCTGGAGCGCATCACGCCGGGCACGATCGAGGCGCGCCGGGCGAAGGCGGGCCAGCTGCCCACGGTCGCGGAGTTCGCCGCCGAGGTGGTCACCGCGGCCACCGCCCCGCTGCCCACCGGGCACACGGTCTACGTCGGCGGCGAGGACCTGGTCGCGGCGGGACAGGCTGGCTGA
- a CDS encoding TetR/AcrR family transcriptional regulator has protein sequence MSTRRVRANPGEGGRLREEILLVAERMLVEAGTEEVLTLRAVAERAGVTTPSVYRHFASKDDLLEAVCLRAWEGLDSRLREARERLTDPFIALGQCGRAYIRFALDHPVQYSVLMLRRGAGPDVSPASSACFAHMVDAVTACVSAGVLHGEARVVALALWSAVHGCASLMVTQPNLPWPPDLDGFVNTVVRTAGLGAAVSTRLSRRTISRGAAVTAGADTMAQRLKERP, from the coding sequence GTGTCCACCAGGAGAGTCCGGGCGAACCCGGGTGAGGGCGGCCGTCTGCGGGAGGAGATCCTGCTGGTGGCCGAGCGGATGCTCGTCGAGGCGGGTACCGAGGAGGTGCTGACGCTGCGCGCGGTGGCCGAGCGCGCCGGGGTCACCACGCCCTCGGTGTACCGCCACTTCGCCAGCAAGGACGACCTGCTCGAAGCGGTGTGCCTGCGCGCCTGGGAGGGCCTGGACAGCCGCCTGCGGGAGGCCCGCGAACGCCTCACCGACCCGTTCATCGCGCTCGGCCAGTGCGGCCGGGCCTACATCCGCTTCGCCCTGGACCACCCGGTGCAGTACAGCGTGCTGATGCTGCGCCGGGGCGCGGGCCCGGACGTCTCCCCCGCCTCCTCGGCCTGCTTCGCGCACATGGTCGACGCGGTCACCGCGTGCGTGTCGGCGGGGGTGCTGCACGGCGAGGCGCGCGTGGTGGCCCTGGCGCTGTGGTCGGCGGTGCACGGCTGCGCCTCGCTGATGGTCACCCAGCCGAACCTGCCCTGGCCGCCGGACCTGGACGGGTTCGTCAACACCGTCGTACGCACCGCGGGCCTGGGCGCGGCGGTCAGCACGCGCCTGTCCCGCCGCACGATCTCCCGCGGCGCCGCCGTCACGGCGGGCGCGGACACGATGGCCCAGCGACTGAAGGAACGCCCATGA
- a CDS encoding DEAD/DEAH box helicase, which produces MLVQATYDMAGRRMAFWAEGDSGLVADLHALGLPPGEPGTLAVALPVDGRQVVASSVPARFVEVRAVIPALAAVPDGASLSASVRTWRAAATLVREQAEDGFRELAASMPVSAHAALRGDGLAIPAPGAVLRAFRTAAAPEVAPEVRARLRDYQRRGVTWLAELPARGGGGILADEMGLGKTLQAICLFTLRGNGKPHLVVCPTSLLGTWERELARFAPQLAVLGFHGTRRDLRLSGAPVVVTSYAVLRRDAERLAAVDWDVLVLDEAQQVKNPTAQAAKAARALTAELRVAMTGTPVENRLDELWAILSLTNPGLLGTRSRFRTRFAVPIEARRSVRVAERLSGLVAPYLLRRTKSEVAPELPPKLEVLVTCTLTREQADLYRRHVAEAFDAGLGSGVTRRGRVLALLTKLKQVCNHPAQALGEEDGPLAGRSGKLDRVTEMLAEIADSGAHALVFTQYRAMGELLVRHLTEELGTPVPFLHGGLGAQRRDRMVQDFQGGASPALVLSLRAAGYGLTLTRASHVLHYDRWWNPAVEDQASDRAHRIGQTEQVTVHTLLTGGTVEEHIANLHQDKRDLAALVTDRTPGTLADLPDHDLRTLLELTTGGED; this is translated from the coding sequence GTGCTGGTACAGGCGACCTATGACATGGCCGGCCGTCGGATGGCGTTCTGGGCGGAGGGGGACTCCGGGCTCGTCGCGGACCTGCACGCGCTCGGCCTGCCGCCGGGGGAACCGGGCACGCTGGCCGTGGCCCTGCCCGTGGACGGGCGGCAGGTGGTGGCCTCCTCGGTGCCCGCCCGGTTCGTCGAGGTGCGCGCGGTGATCCCGGCGCTGGCCGCCGTACCGGACGGTGCCTCGCTGAGCGCGTCGGTGCGGACCTGGCGCGCGGCCGCGACGCTGGTGCGCGAGCAGGCCGAGGACGGTTTCCGCGAGCTGGCCGCCTCGATGCCGGTGTCGGCCCACGCGGCGCTGCGTGGGGACGGCCTGGCGATCCCGGCCCCGGGCGCGGTCCTGCGGGCCTTCCGCACGGCCGCGGCCCCCGAGGTGGCGCCGGAGGTGCGGGCGCGGCTGCGCGACTACCAGCGCCGGGGCGTGACCTGGCTGGCGGAGCTGCCCGCGCGGGGCGGTGGCGGGATCCTGGCCGACGAGATGGGCCTGGGCAAGACCTTGCAGGCGATCTGCCTGTTCACGTTGCGGGGCAACGGCAAACCCCACCTGGTGGTCTGCCCGACCTCCCTGCTGGGCACCTGGGAACGCGAGCTGGCCCGCTTCGCCCCGCAGCTGGCCGTGCTGGGCTTCCACGGCACCCGCCGGGACCTGCGCCTCTCCGGCGCCCCGGTGGTGGTGACGAGCTACGCGGTGCTGCGCCGCGACGCCGAGCGCCTGGCCGCGGTGGACTGGGACGTGCTGGTCCTGGACGAGGCCCAGCAGGTCAAGAACCCGACGGCCCAGGCGGCGAAGGCGGCCCGGGCCCTGACCGCCGAGCTGCGCGTGGCCATGACGGGCACCCCGGTGGAGAACCGCCTGGACGAGCTGTGGGCCATCCTGTCCCTGACCAACCCGGGCCTGCTGGGCACGCGCAGCCGCTTCCGCACCCGCTTCGCGGTCCCGATCGAAGCGCGCCGCTCGGTCCGCGTGGCCGAACGCCTGTCCGGCCTGGTGGCTCCGTACCTGTTGCGCCGCACCAAGTCCGAGGTGGCCCCGGAGCTGCCGCCGAAGCTGGAGGTCCTGGTGACCTGCACCCTGACCAGAGAGCAGGCGGACCTGTACCGGCGCCACGTGGCCGAGGCCTTCGACGCGGGCCTGGGCAGCGGTGTGACCCGCCGGGGCCGGGTGCTGGCCCTGCTGACCAAGCTGAAACAGGTCTGCAACCACCCGGCCCAGGCCTTGGGGGAGGAGGACGGCCCTCTGGCTGGCCGTTCGGGCAAGCTGGACCGCGTGACCGAGATGCTGGCCGAGATCGCGGACTCGGGCGCACACGCCCTGGTCTTCACCCAGTACCGGGCGATGGGCGAGCTCCTGGTCCGCCACCTGACCGAGGAACTGGGCACCCCGGTCCCGTTCCTGCACGGCGGCCTGGGCGCCCAGCGCCGCGACCGCATGGTCCAGGACTTCCAGGGCGGCGCGAGCCCGGCGCTGGTGCTGAGCCTGCGCGCGGCGGGCTACGGCCTGACCCTGACCCGGGCGAGCCACGTGCTGCACTACGACCGCTGGTGGAACCCGGCGGTGGAGGACCAGGCCAGCGACCGGGCCCACCGCATCGGCCAGACCGAACAGGTCACCGTGCACACGCTCCTGACCGGCGGCACGGTCGAGGAGCACATCGCGAACCTGCACCAGGACAAACGCGACCTGGCGGCCCTGGTCACCGACCGCACCCCCGGCACCCTCGCCGACCTCCCGGACCACGACCTGCGCACCCTGCTGGAGCTGACGACCGGGGGAGAGGACTGA
- a CDS encoding SWIM zinc finger family protein translates to MPEYGTTRWGQSWLRLAEPTTVTGIDTRLPRARALARQDRVTDLHLSAGRITATIHVRNTPLQVTLTVPLWPRAQQSVITKYLAAHPAAATSLTSGDAPDALADLLTPGGVAPPPDELEVNCPCREPRRPCLHALACLYAVTQRLDEEPALALTLRGHTPPEPDWIPLHKIDPRHFYEAPR, encoded by the coding sequence ATGCCCGAGTACGGCACCACGCGCTGGGGCCAGTCCTGGCTGCGCCTGGCCGAACCCACCACGGTCACGGGCATCGACACCCGCCTCCCCAGGGCCCGTGCCCTGGCCCGCCAGGACAGGGTGACGGACCTGCACCTGTCCGCGGGCCGGATCACGGCCACGATCCACGTCCGCAACACCCCGCTCCAGGTGACCCTCACCGTCCCGCTGTGGCCGAGAGCCCAGCAGTCCGTGATCACCAAGTACCTGGCGGCCCACCCGGCCGCCGCGACCTCCCTGACCAGCGGCGACGCCCCAGACGCCCTGGCTGACCTCCTGACCCCGGGCGGCGTGGCACCCCCACCGGACGAGCTCGAGGTCAACTGCCCCTGCCGAGAACCCCGCCGCCCCTGCCTGCACGCCCTGGCCTGCCTCTACGCGGTGACCCAACGCCTGGACGAGGAACCGGCCCTGGCCCTGACCCTCCGAGGCCACACCCCACCAGAACCGGACTGGATCCCCCTCCACAAGATCGACCCCCGCCACTTCTACGAGGCCCCCCGATGA
- a CDS encoding radical SAM protein → MTTTETTAFLWLYLTDKCQQRCTHCATGSSPEGTHGTMTTEDWHRVLTQAAESGVHRVQFVGGEPTLHPDLGPLINHALALNMSVEVFSNLVWIPERLWPVLERPGVSLATSYYSDDEGEHAGITGARTLARIRTNLAEARRRAIPVRAGVIDHGGPQRLAQARWELADLGVEEVAQTRVRELGRAAPDGRGCAAELCGACGDGVAAIGPDGEVRPCLFAKWVTAGHVTGDGLDRALATMPRVRAGLIAAGMPATTANACPPSGDNCWPHNAQ, encoded by the coding sequence ATGACCACAACCGAGACCACGGCCTTCCTCTGGCTCTACCTCACCGACAAGTGCCAACAACGCTGCACCCACTGCGCCACCGGCTCCTCCCCGGAAGGAACCCACGGCACGATGACAACCGAGGACTGGCACCGGGTGCTGACCCAGGCCGCCGAATCGGGAGTGCACCGAGTCCAGTTCGTCGGCGGCGAGCCCACCCTCCACCCGGACCTGGGCCCCCTGATCAACCACGCCCTGGCCCTGAACATGTCCGTCGAGGTCTTCTCCAACCTGGTCTGGATCCCCGAACGCCTCTGGCCAGTCCTGGAACGCCCGGGCGTCTCCCTGGCCACGAGCTACTACAGCGACGACGAAGGCGAGCACGCCGGCATCACCGGTGCCCGCACCCTGGCCCGGATCCGCACCAACCTCGCCGAAGCCCGCCGCCGGGCGATCCCGGTCCGGGCGGGCGTGATCGACCACGGCGGCCCGCAACGCCTGGCCCAGGCCCGCTGGGAGCTCGCCGACCTGGGCGTGGAGGAAGTGGCCCAGACCCGCGTCCGCGAACTCGGCCGAGCTGCCCCGGACGGCCGAGGCTGCGCGGCCGAGCTCTGCGGTGCCTGCGGCGACGGCGTGGCCGCGATCGGCCCGGACGGCGAGGTCCGCCCCTGCCTGTTCGCCAAGTGGGTCACCGCGGGCCACGTGACCGGGGACGGCCTGGACCGGGCCCTCGCCACCATGCCGAGGGTCCGGGCCGGCCTGATCGCCGCGGGCATGCCCGCGACCACCGCCAACGCCTGCCCGCCCAGCGGCGACAACTGCTGGCCGCACAACGCCCAGTGA
- a CDS encoding MFS transporter: protein MNETRPTGALWRFRVLAGAYAVTSYGTYLNMVALNLFVFELTGSALYLGVFLAVRLVSGSVAGLVAARLLARVPHRRVMLLGNLAQATTLLLLVVAPAEARVFLLFAMAVTNGCGGSLFMVALRSSVPELVGPERRTWANSLVVTGRSLGMVAGFASAGLVVSLWGYDVAFLIDAASFLVCAAAIAWLHHPVVAAPADPVTRSRPRVRGGLAGLGGLLAGMVLLRGLDALGSSSHNAALPVYSALLDPARPATFVSWFLTSWAIGNILAQQGIRLAAKRGRGVGVLGFALGTIVMSTAFIAGFAGFPLVLTTVIALVAGCADGLTEVSYTNHLQTLQGSARDRVFGLSATVENLGFGLGMVVNAALLDRYSPLPVVAGSHGVAVLAALVFLGWLWWRGRTVPDGLAPHRDHRDGAEVPRS, encoded by the coding sequence ATGAACGAGACCCGCCCGACGGGGGCGCTGTGGCGGTTCCGGGTCCTGGCCGGTGCCTACGCGGTCACCTCCTACGGCACGTACCTGAACATGGTCGCGCTGAACCTGTTCGTCTTCGAGCTGACCGGCAGCGCGCTCTACCTGGGCGTTTTCCTGGCCGTGCGGCTGGTTTCCGGGTCGGTGGCCGGACTGGTGGCCGCACGGCTGCTGGCCCGGGTGCCGCACCGGCGGGTCATGCTCCTCGGCAACCTCGCCCAGGCCACCACGTTGCTGCTGCTCGTGGTCGCGCCCGCCGAGGCCAGGGTCTTCCTGTTGTTCGCCATGGCGGTGACCAACGGGTGCGGCGGCAGCCTGTTCATGGTGGCCCTGCGCAGCAGCGTGCCCGAGCTGGTCGGGCCGGAGCGGCGGACCTGGGCCAACTCACTCGTGGTCACCGGGCGCTCACTGGGCATGGTCGCCGGGTTCGCCTCGGCCGGGCTCGTGGTCTCGCTGTGGGGCTACGACGTCGCCTTCCTCATCGACGCCGCCTCGTTCCTGGTGTGCGCCGCCGCCATCGCCTGGCTGCACCACCCCGTGGTCGCGGCCCCGGCCGACCCCGTCACGCGTTCCCGGCCACGGGTGCGCGGCGGCCTGGCCGGGCTCGGCGGGCTGCTCGCGGGCATGGTGCTGTTGCGCGGCCTGGACGCCCTGGGCTCCTCTTCGCACAACGCCGCGCTGCCGGTGTACTCCGCACTGCTGGACCCCGCACGCCCGGCCACCTTCGTCAGCTGGTTCCTCACCAGCTGGGCCATCGGCAACATCCTTGCCCAGCAGGGCATCCGCTTGGCCGCCAAGCGCGGGCGCGGCGTCGGGGTGCTCGGGTTCGCGCTGGGCACCATCGTCATGTCCACCGCGTTCATCGCCGGGTTCGCCGGGTTCCCGCTCGTGCTGACCACGGTGATCGCCCTCGTCGCGGGCTGCGCGGACGGGCTCACCGAGGTCTCCTACACCAACCACCTGCAAACGCTCCAGGGCTCGGCGCGCGACCGCGTGTTCGGGTTGTCGGCCACCGTGGAGAACCTCGGGTTCGGCCTCGGCATGGTCGTCAACGCCGCCCTCCTCGACCGGTACTCGCCACTGCCGGTCGTCGCGGGCTCGCACGGGGTGGCCGTACTGGCCGCGCTGGTGTTCCTGGGCTGGTTGTGGTGGCGGGGAAGGACGGTCCCGGATGGACTCGCACCGCATCGCGATCATCGGGATGGCGCTGAGGTTCCCCGGAGCTGA